Proteins from a genomic interval of Phoenix dactylifera cultivar Barhee BC4 unplaced genomic scaffold, palm_55x_up_171113_PBpolish2nd_filt_p 000265F, whole genome shotgun sequence:
- the LOC120105342 gene encoding LOW QUALITY PROTEIN: probable disease resistance protein At1g58602 (The sequence of the model RefSeq protein was modified relative to this genomic sequence to represent the inferred CDS: inserted 2 bases in 2 codons; deleted 1 base in 1 codon) yields MAEAVVSLVVEKLGDFLIQEAKFLYGVRGQVEWLEGELRQIQCFLKDADNKRKGNDEGVKNWVKDVRDIAYEAEDIVETFVLKIERRQRWRGFGSLVIRYALIFGELIACHRIGLNISEIKSRILDISDRRARYGIANIGESTGGEGGSHADESVQSRRRILPHVDDSDTVGFEDDRKAIVEQLLDPRNTRRCVISIVGMGGQGKTTLAKKVYNTGEIKRSFEKYAWISVSQDYNVTKILKNIMRKIMGISEEELDRIQEDDLEEKLHEFLKDKRYLIVMDDIWSTEVWKKIVPAFPDAKNGSRIIFTSRSIDVAKSADPDSPPYELRFLNGQESWELFLRKVFPTQEVQTSCPDNLVTLGRELVERCGGLPLALVVLGGMLSKKDKNRTEWSKVKKSLXMGDNQRCQTCLDVLALSYEDLPYNLKSCSLYLGCFPEDSEISAAKLIRLWTAEGFIPARERETLEETAADYLEELVQRCMVQVVERRSDGVVKTFRVEAKEARFLDVYSTEDWTTSSASRRAALFHNGADVLESLYSSQFLRTLVGFNWYASTGPVELRLQNLNLLRVIDLEGASLQELPKEIKSLIHLRYLALRRTRVSRIPPSIGDLCYLRTLDVRRTPARSLPDAFWKIPSLRHVVFSRACAIPIPRKICAAKNLQTLKGVRGGSWIEKQLPQLTNLQKLAILEVSDLDEMMLSNSLRNLSSLVSFALGGNPIPADIVPALSGHEHLHVLHLSGPMSKRPQLPNSNEFPQNVTKLTLQGSNLEVDPMATLEKLXNLRVLSLGLHAYAGKEMVCFAGGFLQLKRLHLHGLRALENWRVEEGAMPGLIHLSIVDCNALKMLPQGLRYVTTLKELELLHMPAAFRDRVRENDGEDWVAISHVPSIIIK; encoded by the exons ATGGCTGAGGCTGTTGTTTCTCTCGTGGTGGAGAAACTCGGAGACTTCctaatccaagaagccaaattCTTGTATGGAGTCCGTGGTCAAGTCGAGTGGCTAGAAGGTGAATTGCGGCAAATTCAATGCTTCTTGAAGGACGCTGACAACAAACGGAAGGGGAACGATGAGGGAGTAAAGAATTGGGTGAAAGATGTCAGAGATATTGCTTACGAAGCTGAGGACATCGTCGAAACATTTGTGCTCAAGATCGAGAGACGGCAGAGGTGGAGGGGCTTCGGGAGCCTCGTCATTAGGTATGCCCTTATCTTCGGTGAATTAATAGCTTGCCATAGAATTGGCTTGAATATTTCAGAGATCAAGTCAAGGATCCTTGACATCTCCGATCGTAGAGCTCGATATGGCATCGCCAATATAGGTGAAAGTactgggggagaaggggggagccaTGCAGATGAGAGTGTGCAATCCCGGCGGCGGATATTACCACATGTTGATGACTCAGATACTGTAGGTTTCGAGGATGACAGGAAAGCAATTGTAGAGCAATTACTCGATCCAAGAAATACACGGCGTTGCGTGATCTCGATAGTTGGAATGGGTGGTCAGGGCAAGACTACACTTGCTAAAAAGGTTTACAATACCGGCGAAATCAAGAGAAGCTTTGAGAAATATGCGTGGATATCAGTTTCTCAGGACTATAATGTGACAAAGATTTTGAAGAACATCATGAGGAAAATTATGGGAATTTCAGAGGAAGAACTGGATAGGATCCAAGAAGATGACTTGGAAGAGAAGCTGCATGAGTTCTTGAAAGACAAGAGATATCTGATCGTGATGGATGATATATGGAGTACAGAAGTATGGAAAAAAATTGTGCCAGCCTTTCCAGATGCGAAGAATGGAAGCAGAATCATTTTCACTTCACGCTCGATAGATGTTGCAAAATCTGCTGATCCAGATTCCCCACCCTATGAGTTAAGGTTTCTAAATGGACAGGAGAGCTGGGAACTCTTTCTTAGGAAGGTTTTTCCGACTCAAGAAGTTCAAACGAGCTGCCCTGACAACTTGGTGACGTTGGGTCGAGAACTCGTGGAAAGATGTGGTGGTTTACCTCTTGCTCTTGTTGTGCTAGGAGGCATGCTAtcgaaaaaagataaaaatcgtACCGAATGGTCAAAAGTGAAGAAGAGCT AAATGGGAGACAACCAAAGATGTCAAACATGCTTAGATGTATTGGCTTTGAGCTATGAAGACTTACCTTACAACCTGAAATCATGCTCTCTCTATCTAGGTTGTTTCCCTGAGGACTCAGAGATCAGTGCTGCTAAACTGATTAGGTTATGGACTGCGGAAGGCTTCATTCCGGCAAGAGAGAGGGAAACTTTAGAAGAAACAGCAGCAGATTACTTGGAAGAGTTAGTCCAGAGGTGCATGGTTCAAGTTGTGGAAAGGAGGTCTGATGGGGTTGTTAAAACCTTCCGAGTT GAAGCAAAAGAGGCTCGATTTCTCGACGTTTATAGCACTGAAGATTGGACAACCTCAAGTGCTTCACGCCGTGCGGCTTTATTCCACAACGGTGCTGATGTACTGGAGTCTCTTTATTCTTCTCAATTCCTGCGGACTCTCGTAGGCTTCAATTGGTATGCAAGCACTGGTCCTGTAGAGCTGAGGCTACAGAATCTGAACTTACTAAGAGTGATTGATCTGGAAGGGGCATCACTTCAGGAGCTGCCCAAGGAAATCAAAAGCCTAATCCATTTGAGATATTTG GCCCTGAGAAGGACCAGGGTGTCACGGATTCCACCATCCATCGGAGATCTTTGCTATCTACGAACTCTTGATGTAAGGCGGACACCTGCCAGGTCTTTGCCTGATGCATTTTGGAAGATTCCATCACTAAGGCATGTAGTCTTTAGCCGGGCTTGCGCGATCCCGATCCCACGAAAGATCTGTGCTGCAAAGAATCTGCAGACCTTGAAGGGAGTACGTGGTGGATCATGGATTGAGAAGCAGCTGCCACAGCTGACCAACCTTCAGAAGCTCGCGATACTCGAAGTTTCAGACTTAGATGAAATGATGCTGTCCAATTCACTCAGGAACCTGAGTTCTCTAGTTTCATTCGCACTCGGAGGAAATCCGATCCCCGCCGACATCGTTCCGGCGTTATCAGGACATGAGCACCTTCATGTTTTGCATCTAAGTGGACCTATGTCAAAGAGGCCACAATTACCCAACAGCAATGAATTCCCTCAGAACGTCACCAAGCTCACATTGCAGGGATCTAATCTAGAAGTGGACCCAATGGCAACGCTGGAGAAGC CAAACCTTAGGGTTCTTAGCTTGGGGCTTCACGCATATGCAGGGAAAGAAATGGTTTGCTTTGCAGGTGGCTTCTTGCAGCTGAAACGGTTGCATCTCCATGGTCTGAGGGCACTGGAAAATTGGAGGGTGGAGGAGGGGGCGATGCCTGGTCTCATCCACCTGTCTATTGTTGACTGTAATGCACTGAAGATGCTTCCACAAGGACTAAGATATGTCACTACCCTTAAAGAGCTGGAGCTGCTGCATATGCCGGCCGCATTTCGGGATAGAGTTCGGGAAAATGATGGCGAGGATTGGGTTGCGATAAGCCATGTTCCCTCCATCATCATAAAATGA